One Styela clava chromosome 4, kaStyClav1.hap1.2, whole genome shotgun sequence genomic window, ATGCTTCATTTTTATGTCGCTGTAACACCGTCCATCCTTCTCAGATGCGTGGCCAACAGCTTGAAGAGCCCTAGCTTCAATTTTTTAGTCACTATACGTCGCAGAAGGACATGGAATTGAAATTGGCTaagacaggggtgtgcaacatttaatACAGGAaggccaaatacaaataactcgGTGAAACCGTGAGCCGCACCTTCAtataacataggctttctagtggTAGTATGCACAAAATTTAGATTATTGATCATATAACATGCGCTGTTCGCTTTACACAAGCTATTTGTTAGGGCACTGTAACGTCATATATATGCATAAATTATTAATTGGATAagtttgcaacgcaaaggggtTGGCATTACTCGTACGTTCctgattaaactaaattaaaaactcgttcgCGGGCTGCACGCcgttcaaaattggcacttctccggaggccgcacaatttttctttgcgggCGGCTTTCGGTCCCCAGGTTGTACATCCTTGTACTATGGAGTGATGCAACATATGAGAAAACTTCATTATCTGAGATAAGCTCAGAATAGTCAAACTCAACCGTTTTGTACAAAAACACATCAAAGAGGAACCGCCATTGTATTGGTCGCAAAGAATATTTGATTAAATGATACGGTTCATAAAAATCCATTCCGTGCGTCACGGGTCAGGAGTCTCATGATGACAAGATCAGCTCTGTGGATATTCCAGGGCACATGAGGAATGACTTTGCAATTCACAAAAAGTATATTGCCAGCGCATATCGTAACACCGTAACTAGTTACCGCCACGGGAGTCCGCAATTCATCATGACTACGCACAACACTACTGATACGAAATTTCAGTAGCCGATGTCCACTACACCAGTATTTGGTCACTGCATGCGCGAGACCGAGGCGCGGTCCCTGTGCCTACTTTGCGCTAAATAAAACACCCGCTATCACACTGGCGACTGAGCTATTACCAGTACTTCATAAATCGCTGAACTGGCAGCGGTACCGTACCTGGTGCACCAATATTTGCAAGGAATTGAATGCCCACCCAGGAATTCTAAATAGTAATCTTAACATGGAGCTTGGCAAACTCTTAAAGCGAATGAAGTACTCCGGGCCCACCAAACCAGCAGATTTAAACTTACTAAATGAATTGTGCATACATTATGTATCATCCATTCCATATGAAAATCTTGATCTTTTTGGAGGAAAAAAGAGAATCCACGATCTGCCTACAATATATGGAGAAATTGTAATGAAAAACAGAGGCGGGATGTGCATTGAATCAAACTCTCTTTTACACTGGATGCTGGGCAAAATTGGATTTGATGTAACTATGTGTATGGCATATAGTTTAGATGGAAATGATGTTGTGAAAATTGTTAATCATATGGTACTGCTTGTAAAGTTTGATGCAGATGACATATGGTTGGTAGATGTGGGATACGGTGGTTTGAGTTTTGTATTTCCATTGGAAATGAAAAAACTAGCACAGGAACAAAGTCAACCAAATGGTGTTTATATGATTACAAAACATGAAGGAATTTACGCTGTTGAAAAGAAGCGGCAAGTACAGCTAAGTAAAGATGGGCAGAAGGTTCCATCCACACGTAATAATCTAAATCAGCCAATTAGTAAATACCAAACTAGCAGAGATTGGGAATTGATGTTTGTATTTCGGATAGAGCCAAAGACTTTTAATGACTTCCACCACGCAAGTGAATATGCTAAGACTTCTCATCCATGGTGTACTAAAAACTCGACAGTAGTCCTTCAAGATAGAGAACGTAGAGTTTTTCTTGTTGGGGACACGCTTGTAGAAAAAAGGTATGTAGACCCAATGACAGTCAGAGttgttgaaattcaaaaatatcacaAGACTGAAATACCTGAGATTTTAAAGAGTAAGTTCGGAATTGTCTTAAGCTATAAATTGCAGCCAGAGTCGCAAATGACATGGTTTATGATGTagacaaaaatatacaattaatCAATAATCATTTAGCACAAGTGTGCATGGTACATTTATTACTATGTATCGCAATTTTGATAATACCGCTAGTCTGCTGTTCATCCCTCATGAAATATATTCATTGCTAATGCATTTTAGTTTAACCGCTGATACCTAGGAGTGATGATTTATGCATAAATTTGACATATCACTTGTAATGTATGTTTATCTGCttcaataaatacaaattacTACTACGAACAAGCACTTGTTAGCACTTACACTTGTAGCCATAATGTATCAATGGTAGACTTCTTATGCATGCATTGAAACTATGATTGCACTTtcagctatttttttttattgtattcccGAGAATATTTTCTTCAAGATAAATCGACAAGAATGAACCCATAGCGAAGCTATGGGTGACCACAAAGAAATACTACTAACACTATAAAAAATATAGTGTGGGATTGCGCTTTAGGGAATATCGATTGACTTAAGACTTAAAGCAGTTCATATAAATACGGTCATAAAACAGCTAGCTATAAGGTGGAGAATTCAATTCCACATAACTGAAGTTTGGGTCATGATTTGTAGAAATGTCTATTAACTTGTGTACTTGCAACTGCTATGTTCATGGTAACTAGGTTGGCTCATATTCATATAACAGGAGACAAAGGACATGAATAAATGAGCAACCAGTAGAGATGCTATTTACTATTTAGTAGACGATTGCAAAAGCTATTCTCTAACCctgattttcaaaaaatacagGGAAATCTCCTAATGATTTTTCATAACTTCGAGTCAACCTTGTGGGGCATCAGCGCTTTCAAGCTTTCGTATTTCCTctttaaaattgtcaatattttcTCGAATTGCCTTCAATCTTTCTTTATATTCTCGGATTTCATTTTGCACTTGTGTTTTGGCAGAATGTAACTTCTCTATAGTTTCCTTCTCTTTTTCCTCAAAATCAGTTTCATGTTTATGTGCACCCAAAGTCAATTGTCTTGTACTTGTGAGTAAAGAATGCATCATGGCAGTTGGATCTTGAAATATCATTTCATCATACCATTCTGATACAACAGTTTTTTTACCAAGCATAATATtagtttcattttgaaacaGTTTTATAGGATGATATAATGTGATTGCTCTCTCTACTTGATCATGAAAAAATATCTTGATAACGACTTCAAACTCACCCCATCCAGTCTCCGTTATCTCATATGGTGGTTTTGTTACAACTCTCAATGGATTTGCATAACTTTCGTGtagtttaaattgaatttttttgacatatacTGACATGTCTTCATTTTTATATGGTTTAACATAAACTGTCCAAGTATGTGTGTGTCCATCCTCTTctcttttttttccaaaatatcgAGCTAGGTTTCCAAATACAATGGGTTTCACAATGCATGCACCTTTGACGCGACCACCAGACTCTGTTGCGGGTTCTGAACGATTCATGACTAAGTCCTATATGATTACGATTCCAATCTGAATTATACATAGTTGCATTAATTTTGAGTGCCACAAATTATCACGCTAAGTATAAATGGTAGCTAGCAGATAATGAATGATATTGGTATGTTTTAGGTAAAAAAAGCTTGCTGAGGAAATAAATGTTAATAATCCATAGGCAAATTCTTTACATAATTATTGGAAAAGAACCGATTTGACTTGATAGCTGGCTATAAACATGTGTATTCAGGATAACAACTATGTAACTGGCAATTCTTTGTCAATCATTTCCAACTGGCATCATTTTGATTATTGATTGTACTCTTGACAAAATAATCTCGTTTCTTGATTGACATGATTGTTGTGTATATGGTGGCAAAATATCCAGAACACCTGCAATACTCAGTTTTGCGCCATTAACGGTAACTGGTAAACGATTGCTTTCAAGCCATTCTTTTAATCTTCTTTGCCTCTCTAACAAATCTTCTTCAGAATATGGTATTTGCCCAGTTTGTTTGCACAAGTTATTCAGGACGTCGATAATTCCTTTATCTGGCTTAGCAAGTacttttacttttttaataCAATGGCTAAAAACTGTAGTTAATTGAGGGTTTGACGAGTCCTCgcaatataatacaatattgtTCGATAAAGGGTCTATTGTGTATATCCATCCAACATGTAATTTCCCATCACTTCTTTCCACTTCAACTTTTTGATACACGAGTTTTCTAGTGTCAGTTATGGATGACCCATTCCACATGCCTGACAGATTCAAcctaatattttaatatctatGATATAGGAATAAATAGTTTCTCATTTAGATTCTGAAACATGTATAACTTTactatagattttaaaataCGGAACGTAAAAGACACAAATAActtcaatcattttgaacacaTGAACGAACATGTTTTTAATAATAGCTATGTTTTAACTAACTGCCACAAGTAATAACACAATAATAGTAGTTTCACCACCTTTTTGAGCTCTGCTGTAAAAACAGCATCAATAAGTTCAGAAAAATCAAGTCAAGCATTCTATTTTTTGTTGCATACAAACACGAAATATATACGCAATATTTACTGAAATCACTATAAAACAGCATAGGCGGTTTTACTACTTACTGAAGAGCGGtggctaactcgccatggaccACTTGTCATGCGACGGCGGTTAACGGGTATGCCTGCAATTGTACGAAGACTCTTTTTGTAATGGGAGATGGAACGGTGGCTGTTTCACTTACAACTTAAATAGTcgggataaatatattaaattaaatgtgtttggttAGAATACTGTGCAAGGGATAACAAAGTGACAAGAAAACTGCCGgaaggcataccggtaccggtaccgtacggtactcgACACTCAAAGGATGTCTCAACTTATCATTTTTATCTAAGCCTGCTAAATAtatcgggtctggtatagttcagtaccacatccacttcttgttggcctggctcaacaatttttgcatatgtcaatcccaACCCcaacctgactacgtcaccgaaaaattacgtcattccgacgtcacattggcgtaataaggcccaccgaagtatgcggatggtcgtccaaaacacGTAGACggtcacccgaaatcgagcaagctatttcccTCGTTTTCTTgcgcaacgatcacgataggagagagatcgccggctttagcaagttcgttatcggcggcgcagatgccatttcgggcgatcgtaattatactttgacaatggtgacgtcgtagtgacgtacgGTAaattttggatggcatag contains:
- the LOC120326277 gene encoding arylamine N-acetyltransferase, pineal gland isozyme NAT-10-like, producing the protein MELGKLLKRMKYSGPTKPADLNLLNELCIHYVSSIPYENLDLFGGKKRIHDLPTIYGEIVMKNRGGMCIESNSLLHWMLGKIGFDVTMCMAYSLDGNDVVKIVNHMVLLVKFDADDIWLVDVGYGGLSFVFPLEMKKLAQEQSQPNGVYMITKHEGIYAVEKKRQVQLSKDGQKVPSTRNNLNQPISKYQTSRDWELMFVFRIEPKTFNDFHHASEYAKTSHPWCTKNSTVVLQDRERRVFLVGDTLVEKRYVDPMTVRVVEIQKYHKTEIPEILKSKFGIVLSYKLQPESQMTWFMM
- the LOC120326278 gene encoding YEATS domain-containing protein 4-like, translating into MNRSEPATESGGRVKGACIVKPIVFGNLARYFGKKREEDGHTHTWTVYVKPYKNEDMSVYVKKIQFKLHESYANPLRVVTKPPYEITETGWGEFEVVIKIFFHDQVERAITLYHPIKLFQNETNIMLGKKTVVSEWYDEMIFQDPTAMMHSLLTSTRQLTLGAHKHETDFEEKEKETIEKLHSAKTQVQNEIREYKERLKAIRENIDNFKEEIRKLESADAPQG
- the LOC120326279 gene encoding gem-associated protein 6-like — its product is MWNGSSITDTRKLVYQKVEVERSDGKLHVGWIYTIDPLSNNIVLYCEDSSNPQLTTVFSHCIKKVKVLAKPDKGIIDVLNNLCKQTGQIPYSEEDLLERQRRLKEWLESNRLPVTVNGAKLSIAGVLDILPPYTQQSCQSRNEIILSRVQSIIKMMPVGND